Within Pelistega ratti, the genomic segment TATCAAGTACAACAAGGTGTGCTAGGTAACCCCCGTGATTTTATTAATCCTACGCCTCATATGAGTTTAGTTTGGGGGGATGAAAATATTGCATTCCTTAAAAAACGTTATGATGCCTTGATTAAAAATCCCCTCTTCTACGGAATGGAATTTTCTACAGATCAAGAGAAAATTAAAGAATGGGCTCCTTTAACAATGGAAGGTCGTGATCCTAACCAAAAAGTAGCCGCTACCTATATGCCACTCGGAAATGATGTTAATTTTGGCGTTATCACGACCCAATTAGCAGCAAACCTTCAGAAAAAAGACTCTTTCCATCTTCACCTTAAACATGAAGTCCGTGGTTTAGAGCAAAATGAAGATAAAACATGGAATGTCGCTGTTTATGATTTAAACACAAACACACAAAAAACCATTAAAGCAAAATTTGTCTTTATTGGTGCAGGTGGTGCGGCATTAAAAATGCTTCAACTTTCTGGTATTCCTGAAGCTAAAAACTACGCAGGCTTTCCTGTAGGTGGTCAGTTCCTCTATTTTGAAGAGCCTGAAATTGCTAATCGCCACCACGCTAAAGTCTATGGTCAGGCAGAAACAGGCGCTCCGCCTATGTCAGTACCACACTTAGATAGTCGCTACCTTGATGGAAAACGTGCCATTTTATTTGGGCCTTTTGCCTTATACAGCACCAAATTCCTTAAATCTGGCTCATGGTTCGACCTATTCTCATCCATGAATACCGATAATATCCTTGGTATGCTAACAGTAGGGGTGCATAATCTTGATCTTGTTAAATACCTTGTCGAACAAAATACCTTATCGATGGATGACCGACAAGCTGAACTTATCCGCTACTATCCTAATGCTAAACAAGCGGATTGGAAATTAATCACTGCTGGTCAGCGTGTTCAGATTATTAAAAAGCGTGAAGATGGCTCTTCTGTTCTACAATTTGGTACAGAAGTTGTCGTTGATCAAGATCGTACATTAGCTGCCTTATTGGGGGCTTCTCCTGGCGCATCAACCTCTCCTCCTATTATGCTAAAACTGATGGAACAAGTATTCCCTGTTCAAATGAAGCAAGACTGGGCGGAAAAAATTAAAACAATCATTCCTTCATACGGACAAAAAATTAATTCTAGTGCAGAATTAACCAATCAAATTCGTCGTATGACAAGTGATATACTACAACTACCTTATATTGATGTCCCTACACATCTAGGGCAAGAACCAGTAGTAGAACCTACACCAACAAGTGCTGCACCCTCTCGAAATTTAAACAATGAGATGCAAGCACCTTAAAGGGTAAGCATCAATTTTAGTAATGTTATCTTAAATAAAAACCTCTTATTTATCACAAATGAGAGGTTTTTTATTATTGAAGTGTACGCTGATAGATATTAAATCACCCGATACTCTTTATGTAAGGCTTTTTGCACAGCAGGTCTTGCTTCTATTTGTTTTGCCCAACGTAATAGATGAGTATATTGTTGAACATTTAAGAACTCTGCAGCCTCATACAAAGCCCCCAATACTAATCGTCCGTACCAAGGCCAAATAGCTATATCAGCAATACTATACTCATCACCACAAATAAAGGATTTATCCGCTAGGTGTTTATCCAATAAATCTAATTGACGTTTGGTTTCCATTGTAAATCGGTTAATTGGATACTCCAATTTTTCAGGAGCATACGCATAAAAGTGTCCAAAGCCACCACCTACGTAAGGCGCACTACCCATTTGCCAAAATAACCATGACAGGCAAGTTGTACGACCTGCTAACGTTGTAGGAATAAACACATTAAATTTATCCGCTAAATACAATAAGATCGCACCAGACTCAAAGACAGGCTGAGCTGGTTCTACAGAATAATCTTTTAAGGCAGGAATTTTTGAATTCGGATTAATAGCAACAAAATTACTTCCAAACTGATCCCCTTGAGAGATATTAATTTTATAAAGGTCATATTCAGCACCCGTAATCCCCTTTGCTAAAAGTTCCTCTAATAGCATAACCACTTTAATCCCATTAGGCGTACCCAAGGAATAAAGTTGAAGAGGCGCATTTCCTTTTGGTAGCGTTTGCTCAAAAGTAGCTCCTGCCGTAGGTCTATTGGTACTGGCAAACTGCCCACCATTTGGACTATCCCATTTCCATACTTTTGGCGGTGTATAGGCTTGTGTTGTCATCATCACTCCTTAATAATTAAAAATAATCGACTAACATCTGCTAGTCCTTAACAATATTGATACATCAACCTATATTAAACATACCATATAAAAAGTCCTATCTATCAAAGAATTCCCCCTTCATTACGCTCTCTTATTTATTGAATAGTTTTGATACAGTCATTTTGAAATCATATTGACCTATTTTCTATGCGATGACGATACGAACTATTATCTTCTTTTATTTATTAAAAAGAGATATACCTTCCTCTATTTTGTTGCTTGCTATTCTTAGAAAAGCATGAAAAAATACTATTTTCTGTTGATTCTGATTGATTATGCAGCATACACTCACGGCGGATAATTTACTTTCTACCTATAAAGCAATTACCAACATATTTTCATCTCAAACGATTTTCCCATCACACTATCAGCAGCATCAACATCTAGGCGATATTGCACATCTGTATAAGGCATTCTTTTTTGATGCCTTTGGTGTACTTAATATAGGGGAAAAAGCAATCCCTTTAGCTGTAGAACGTATTCAAGATTTAAGACAAAAGGGCAAAAAGCTTTTTATTGTTAGTAATGCCGCTAGTGTGACAAAAGATCAACTATATAAAAAATATACAACATTAGGATTTGATTTTACGCCTGAAGAAATTATCAGCAGTAGAGATGCACTTGCTGTCTATCTCCGTCAACACCCCGTTGAATATTTTGGTGTTATTGCCCCTCAACAGACTAATCTATCTGATTTACAAGGTTCATTTATTAATCTTCAAGAAAATACTGACTCTATCGATCAATTAAACGGTTTTTTACTCTTATCAAGCCAAGACTGGACAGCAACCCAACAACAGCAACTTATCCAAAGTTTACAAAAAAAGAAACGCCCTATTCTCTTGGCAAATCCTGACTTAGTTGCTCCACGAGAACATAACTTTTCTATAGAACCGGGATTGCTCGCCTACGATATTTGGAAAAAAACAGGGATTAAAGCACTCCCTTTTGGAAAACCCTATGCCAATATTTTTGACATTGCCAAAGCAAAGCTCCCTAAAGACATTCATCTCCAGCAGGTCTTAATGGTAGGTGATACTTTATTTACAGATGTCCTTGGTGGCTGTATGGCAGGTGTCAATACTGCTATGGTTACTGACAATGGGTTTGCCAGTATGATTGATTGGAAAAGTACAATTCAAGAAACAAAAATCTGTCCCAACCATATTATTCATTTTATTTAAGTTTCAAAATAAATATTAAGCACTTCATAAGGTGAATTTATGATTATTTACTCTACACTCACCTTATGAATATTATTAAAATCTAAGTATATCGATTAACTATTTACCCCAGAACCAGGCATACGCAAACGTTCACCTGTTCTAATAGATCGTTCTCCTAGATTATTTAATGCACGAATATCATCTACTGTTGTACCATAACGTTTAGCAAGCGAATACAAGGTTTCTCCTGCCAATACCGTGTGTACCATCGGTGAAGGGCTACGTTGTGCATACATCGCTGTACTAGCAGGTCTAACCATACCCGCTGATTGACGTGTTGAATAATCTGCTGTTATTGCCGTTGCTCTATCAACAGCATTAGTTGCTACTGTTCTAGCACCAGCCGCATTAGGCATATTGACTGATGAGCGAGCTACTAAACTACCAATCAAATCTTCTTGATCTGATGATGCTGTGCTCGCTCGCAAAGAAGGGGTTGGCACACTAGGTGTATTAGCAACTATCATACGATTTGCAGAAGTAGAAGGGTTTCCTAAACGAATAGCCGTATTGTTTTGACGTAGAGCAGGTGCTTCAGGCATATTGACTTGATTACTTGCTAACATCGTACCACTTGCTGCGATAGGATTTTGTATATCTCTAGTATCAATACCAGAAGGGGAAGCCGTTGGAGAAACCCCCGTACCTTTTGGCACAATCATTGTTTGATAGGCCACCGCATTTTGTTGTTTACGACCATAGCCATTTAATGACTTTAACTTATCTACTGAAATACCATGACGTTGTGCAATGCTTGCTAAAGACTCATTAGAAGATGGGGTATATCCTTGCCAAGAAGAAAGCTCCCCTTTATGTTTACTCAAGTTTTTCTTATATTGTTCTGCATTTTTCTTAGGTAAGAGAATACGAGGCTGATGTTGTGCAAGCATCACGGGGCGTTTATTTGATGAATTTAATAAACGAAACTCTTCTTCTGAAATCCCTGCAAGGCGAACGATCATACTCACATCAATATCTTTACTTTTGGGGACTTCCACAAAATACGGGGTATCTGGAATATTAGGTAAACTGATACCATATTTAGCAGGATTAGCAATAATCCGCTTAATCGCCATCAACTTAGGCACATAATTACGGGTTTCATCTGGCATACGTAAAGACAAATAGTCTGTCTGTAATCCTTGTGAAGCATTACGATCTCTTGCTCGGCGAACAGCCCCCTCACCCCAGTTATAAGAAGCTAAGGCTAAGTGCCAATCCCCCCCTTGAAATTCATAGAGGTATGATAAATAATCCAGTGCCGCTCGTGTCGAATGGACGGGATCTCGGCGTTCATCTTTCCACCAGTTTTGCGCTAATTTATAGTGCGTACCAGTACTCGGAATAAATTGCCATAATCCAGCGGCTTTAGAGCGTGATAGTGCCGTAATATTATAAGCACTCTCTACAAATGGTAAAAGTGCTAGCTCAGATGGCATACCGCGTTTTTCTAGTTCTTTAGCAATATAGTAAATATATGGACGTGAACGTTGTGCCATTAATTGAACAGATTGTGGGCGAGCAGCATAGTAATTAACCCAATAATCCACTTTAGGATCTTTTTTCAATTCAGGCATATCAAAGCCCTTACGTATGCGTTCCCATACATTGGCTTGTTGTCTATTCAATTCCGCATTCGCATGAGCAGAACGGTGGGATTTATGCGTTGATGCACAGCCCGTCATCACTACCGTTGCGACAATAACCGCATAACGTAAGATTTTCATCATATTCTCTAAAAACTATTTTTCCATTCACGCAAAGCTGCTAGCACCGCTTCAGGAGAAGATAAGGGATGCCCCTTATAGTGTTCAGCTGCACGCTTAATTTCACGCTGTTCAACCCTTAAAAAAGGATTAACATTTAACTCTCGAGCCAATGTTGTCGGAAGGGTTGGTAAACCTTGATTACGCAAAGCCTCTGCCTCTTGCTTCCACTGTTGTAAGACCTGATTATCAGGATCGACAACTTGTGCCCATTTAATATTTGATAATGTATATTCATGTGCACAAAACAACAAGCTATTTTCACTCATTTTTTTAAATTTATCAAGGCTTTGGAGCATTTGTCTAGAATTTCCTTCAAATAATCTTCCTGAACCACAAGAAAATAGCGTATCCCCACAAAAAATCATTGTTGGATAGTTCTCTGCCATCGCAATATAAGCCACATGATCAAGGGTATGACCAGGGACATTTAGGACATGAAAAGCAATCGGTATAAAGGGAGGGTTGATAATATCTCCCTCTTGCACATAATGATGAATTCCTTTAATACCAGATCCTTTAGGACCATATACCTTAGCACCCGTTTCATCTACTAAAGCAAGAACACCGCCTGTATGATCAGCATGGTGGTGTGTAATCAATATTTGTTGTAAATTTAGCTTATTTTCTTGTAAAAATAAGAGAACTGGCTCTTTTTGTCCAGGGTCAATCACACAAGCATTGTTGTTATAAATAATTATCCATATATAATTATCATTAAAAGCAGAAATAGGTTTAATTTGAATTCTCATATCAATAAGGCATCATTAATGGATAAAGCGTTAGCCCAGCAATTGTATCAATGGTTTAATACCGAATTAGGTAAATCTATTCTTCAGTACGAACAAGAAAAATTAAATGAAAAAATCAATAATTTATTTGGTTATCTTGCTGTACAACTCGGTATGCCATCTGTTGATTTTTTAGCAGAAAACCGTATCCGTCACAAATGGATTGTAGCAAGTTTTGATAATTCTTGTGCAACTTACCCTGCTCCTTATGTACAAGGGATAAGCGGTCGTATTCCCCTAGAAGACCACTCTACAGACCTTATTTTACTCCCTCATACACTTGAACTACATAAAAACCCGACTAAATTACTTGAAGATGTTCATCGTGTTTTAGTTCATAATGGCCATGCTGTTATCATTGGTTTTAATCCAAATCATCTATGGGGTTTGCGTCGTTTATACAAATCTGCAGCAACCAGCCCTATTCCATACCATCGCTTAATTTCCCAATATCGTATTAAAAACTGGTTTAAACTACTGGATTTTGAGATAGTGGATAATACCCAAAAAACAGATAAGAAACCATTAAAGTTAAACTATTGGCAATTTATTGCTAATAATCCGTGGCTGGCTAAGGAAGGGGCTTTTTATATTTTAGTTGCTAAAAAAAGAACCCTTGGTCTTCATCTGATTGGACCCGCACTCAAAAAAAATCAACATAAGAACATTATTGTCGTTACTCAACAGGTACATAAAAAATGAGTACAGAATTTATTGATATTTGGACTGATGGTGCTTGTAAAGGCAACCCGGGTCCTGGCGGATGGGGGGCTGTTTTACAATATGGCCCCCATACAAAAGAAATTTATGGCGGAGAAAAAGAGACCACCAATAACCGTATGGAAATGACAGCAGTTATTGAGGCATTAAAACTGCTTAAACGTCCTTGTAAAATCCGACTACATATTGATTCCCAATATGTTAAAAAGGGTATAACCGAATGGATAGAAAACTGGAAGAAAAAAGGTTGGAAAACCGCAGATAAAAAACCCGTCAAAAATCAAGAACTGTGGCAAGCACTTGATACACTACGCCAGCAACACGACATCACTTGGATTTGGGTAAAAGGACACGCTGGTGATGTAGGTAATGAAAGAGCAGATGCCTTGGCAAACCAAGGCATTGCTGAGCTAGCTTGATGATTTATTCAATACACCCTGCACGGCGAGCATGGACACGATAAGCATCTGCCGTGGTGTTTTCTTGATATTGCGCCAGAAAGTTTTCGCCTGGATTACGTTTAACCGTAGGACTTTTAATAATATGTCCCATAATTTGAGCACATTCTGCTGTTTTTGTCTCATCAACAGGAGCATGAGTACACGCTGCTAATAAAACAATAAGGGGAAATATAATTTTTTTCATTTATGCCTCTTTATACAAAAGATTTATCTATTTTACACGATTGTTTTTTGTAGTTGAGTAATTTTTATAGAATAGGGTTATCCTGTTTCAGAACAATCTATACCAAACTATATGACAAGAAATCATATCCTATTTCTACCTTCTATTTTTATCAATAAATAAAACTTATTATTACGTTAGCGTAACAATAAGGATTTAGCCCCCTTTGCTATTTCTTCTCCTATCCACTACAATACTCTTTTTTACTAAAAGATTAAACTCACCATGACAAAAGTAACGATTTACCATAATCCCAAGTGTAGCACTTCTCGTAATACCTTAGCCTTAGTTAGAGAAGCAGGGATTGAACCAACTATTATTGAATACCTCAAAAATCCTCTTGATAAAGCAGGTATCGTACAAATTCTTAAAGATTCTGGTCTTAGTGCCAAAGCCCTTATTCGTACAAAAGAAACGTTATATCAAACACTTAATTTAGATAACGCTACCGAAGAGCAACTTATTCAAGCTATGGTAGAGCATCCTGTCTTAATGAATCGTCCTATTGTTGTGACAGAAAAAGGAACACGCCTTGCTCGCCCAATTGAACTTGTCAAAGAGATTTTATAAACATAGCGGTATAAAATTTCTATTTTTAGAATAAAAGTATATTACCGCTCTTATACTTTGCTTAAGAAAACGAATACCTCTCTAAAGTATTCGTTTAACAAACAGTAGGATCTTTAAAGTACCATCGTTGAGCAATCTTAATAAAAGTAGAAACCTCATAATGTACTTTTAGCTCGCCCTCCTCTTGATAATAGGCTTCAAACGTTACTTTCGCCTGATGTGTCCCTTGTAAGTGTTTTGTTTGTATTACCTTTAATCCTTGCCAATCAGTTTGTATACTCCATTGTCGAATTGCCTCATAATCAAGCTGTTTTTGTTGAATCGGTAATGTAGTTTGAATAATATAATCAATCTGGTGTAATACATAAGCACTATAACGAGAACGCATAAGTTGCTCTGCTGCTTTAGGGAATTGCTGCCACAAATGAAACGGCTCACAACAGACAGTATATGGTTGATATGAACCACAAGGACATTGTTTAGACACGTTTTTTTCCTATTATTAAGACACGATACCTTATATTAAACCGATATATTTCAAAAGTGATATACCTAGATGCTACCTTAGTACCAATAGTCATCGTCTCTAATGACTTACCGTTTTTGAAAAAACATTGATAATAATAACACCTGCTAAGATAAAACCTAAACCAATGATAGCAGGTATATCTAATGTTTGTTTATATAAGAAATATCCGATAATAGCGAGTAGGACTATCCCTGCACCAGACCAAATAGCATAAGCAATACCAAGTGGAATTTGTCGTAAAGCAAGTGATAACATATAAAAACAAATAATATAGCTCATCACTGTTATTACACTTGCTCCTAATTTAGTAAATCCATTAGAAGCTTGTAAGGCAGAAGTAGCAATAATTTCAAAACAAATAGCTATCGCTAAATATACCCATGACATAAAATTCTCCAAAGAATAACCAAGCTCGTATTATAACCATTTTGCCCCTATTAATAATTTTTAGAAATGATATAGTTGCAAGGCACAAAAACTATCTCATCCTCATACTAAAAAAGGTAAACCTTCATAAAAGATTTACCTTTTAAGCAAATGATTCATTTATTGTTTTATATACTTCTACAATAAGGACGCATTTAATAAGTATATTATACACCAAATACTTTAAAACGTTCTTCGTCATTTAAGTATTCTTTTTGACCAGCTGCTGCTTCAATACTACCAAATGGCATTTGAGCACGTAGTTTCCAAGAGCTTGGGATACCCCATTGTTGAGCAACTACCTCATCAATTAGAGGATTGTAGTGTTGAATACTGGCACCAATACCTTTTTCAGCTAAAGCTACCCAAACTGCATATTGAGCAATACCACTTGCCTGTTCTGACCAAATAGGGAAATTCTCAGCATAAGGGGGAAATTGATTTTGGAGATTTTTAATGGTCTCTTGCTCTTCAAAGAAAAGAACAGTACCAAACCCAGCTTTGAATGCACCATTAATTTTTTGTTCAGTATTAGCAAAAGCATCTGCTGGTACAACATTACGAAGAATATCTAATGTAGTGTTCCAAAGTTTTTCATGTGCTTCACCAAATAACACAACAACACGCGAAGTTTGCGAATTAAATGCAGAAGGGGCTTCTTTTACCGTATTTTTAATCAGTTCAACAATTGCTGTTTTCTCTAATTGAACATTTTTCCCTAAAGCATAAATAGAACGGCGTTGTTTTTGTAAATCATAAAATGTTTGGCTCATCTTAGTTCCTTTTTAATAATCTATTTAAAAATTATCTCTGTTAAATAAACAGAAGTATTTTGCATGAATAGATAAATGAAATCAATAGTCTTATAAGGAACATATCATTAACTATTAGTTAATGATTAAACAATTTTATACGATTTAACTATCTACTTTTAGGGAAAAATTGTATAAACTTAGGTGTTAAATACACTAAATCATCCACTTTAAACGTGCTTGATACATCAGTTTGTACCTCAATAAAACGATAGGTACTCGGTTCTAAAATAGTTAAACGTAAAAAAGCACCGACATCATGAATATGTTTAATCACACCTTGTAGCATAGCCTCTTGCTTATCTTGAGAAATAGTCCATTGATACGGACGGATATAAGCCGTAACAGCTGTTCCTACTGGGGTATCAGATAATAAATGTTCTTTATCTAGCTTATAGCGATATTGTTTATAGCACCAAGTGTTATCCGCTATTATCTCCCCTTCAAAAGCATTTACCTCCCCAATAAACTCTGTAACAAATGCGGTTTTAGGCGAATGTTGTAATGTACTTGCATCACCAATTTGCTCAATATTACCATGGTTCATTACCACAATTTGATCTGATATTTCTAATGCTTCTTCTTGATCATGTGTCACCAATAAACTCGTAATATGTAGCTCTTGATGAATATCTCGTAACCATTGACGTAACTCTTTGCGTACCTTAGCATCTAAAGCACCAAAGGGTTCATCTAAAAGTAAGATTTTAGGTTCTACAGCAAGTGAACGAGCCAAGGCAACACGTTGCCGTTGTCCTCCCGATAACTGATGGGGTAAGGCATGAGCAACATGAGGTAGTTGAATAAGTTTGAGTAAATGATGTACTTTTTCACGAATTTCATCCTTAGAAGGACGTAATTTTCTCGGTAAAACATTTAAACCAAAAGCAATATTTTCAAAAACTGACATATGCCGAAATAAAGCATAGTTTTGAAACATAAACCCAATATGCCTATCTTGTACTTTTTGATGCGTTACATCTTGTTCATGTAGAAAAATTTGACCGCTATCCGCTGTTTCCAAACCGGCAATAATCCGTAAAAGCGTTGTTTTTCCACAGCCAGATGGCCCAAGCAAAGAGACCAAAGAGCCTGTTTTCACTTGTAAATCAATGTTCTTTAAGGCATGAAAATCACCAAAAAACTTATTAATCTGTTTAACTTCAATACTCATAATCTTTATTTTATTTGTTTAAATGGATAGTATCTTTTCGATGTTGAAGGTATGTGAGCAAATGCTGCAAAAGCAATGTCAGTAATGCTAAAAAGGCTAATAAACTGGCACAAGCAAATGCCCCAACAAAGTTATATTCGTTATAAAGGATCTCTACTTGCAAAGGTATTGTATTCGTTAAACCACGGATATGCCCTGATACTACACTAACAGCACCAAACTCACCCATTGCTCGTGCATTAGTAAGAATTAAGCCATACAAAAGTGCCCATTTTATATTTGGTAAGGTAACTTTCCAAAAAATTTTCCAAGCAGAAGCACCTAAAATTAATGCTGCCTGCTCTTCTTGATCACCTTGACTTTGCATAAGAGGGATAATCTCTCTTGCCACAAAAGGAAACGTAACAAACAAAGTCGCTAGTACAATACCGGGAACAGCAAAAATAACCTGAATACCATATGATTCTAACCATCCTCCAACATAACTATTTACGCCAAATAGCAACACAAACATAAGACCAGCTACGACAGGAGAGACGGCAAAGGGTAAATCTAATAAAGTGGTAAAAAACTGTTTTCCTCTAAAATCATAGCGTGTTAATAACCATGCTATCGCAATACCAATTACTGCATTTAAGGGGACAACAATCGCTGCTGTTAATAACGTTAGCTTAATAGCTGCTAAGGCATCAGGATCATTCAAAGCCGCCCAATATAAATCTAATCCTTTATTTAATGCCTCCGTAAAAATAGAAATAAGCGGAATAATCAACATCACTAAAAGGAATAGACAAACAACACCTATTAAACTATATTGCACCCATTTTGGCTCAGTTGCTTTATGGGACTGGGATACCGTTCTCATACTCTTGCCCCTAAACGTTTACTTAGTAACCATTGTGCTTTATTAAATATAAATAAAATCACAAAAGAAATTACCAACATAAAGAGAGCAATAGCTGAAGCCCCCTGTGTATCAAACATCTCTAATTTACTCGTAATAATGACAGGTAAAATTTCAGAACTAAAAGGAATATTCCCTGCAATAAAAATCACTGAACCATATTCACCGGTTGCTCGTGCAAATGCCATACCCGATCCCATCACCAAAGCAGGTAATAACTCAGGTAAAATCACTCTTCTAAAAATAGTTAAAGAACCGGCCCCCAATGTTTGAGCGGCTTCCTCAAACTCAACAGATAAATCTTCTAGCACTGGCTGAACTGCCCGAACAATAAAGGGTAAACTCACTACTACCAATGCTAACCAAATA encodes:
- a CDS encoding sulfate/molybdate ABC transporter ATP-binding protein, whose amino-acid sequence is MSIEVKQINKFFGDFHALKNIDLQVKTGSLVSLLGPSGCGKTTLLRIIAGLETADSGQIFLHEQDVTHQKVQDRHIGFMFQNYALFRHMSVFENIAFGLNVLPRKLRPSKDEIREKVHHLLKLIQLPHVAHALPHQLSGGQRQRVALARSLAVEPKILLLDEPFGALDAKVRKELRQWLRDIHQELHITSLLVTHDQEEALEISDQIVVMNHGNIEQIGDASTLQHSPKTAFVTEFIGEVNAFEGEIIADNTWCYKQYRYKLDKEHLLSDTPVGTAVTAYIRPYQWTISQDKQEAMLQGVIKHIHDVGAFLRLTILEPSTYRFIEVQTDVSSTFKVDDLVYLTPKFIQFFPKSR
- the cysW gene encoding sulfate ABC transporter permease subunit CysW, which produces MRTVSQSHKATEPKWVQYSLIGVVCLFLLVMLIIPLISIFTEALNKGLDLYWAALNDPDALAAIKLTLLTAAIVVPLNAVIGIAIAWLLTRYDFRGKQFFTTLLDLPFAVSPVVAGLMFVLLFGVNSYVGGWLESYGIQVIFAVPGIVLATLFVTFPFVAREIIPLMQSQGDQEEQAALILGASAWKIFWKVTLPNIKWALLYGLILTNARAMGEFGAVSVVSGHIRGLTNTIPLQVEILYNEYNFVGAFACASLLAFLALLTLLLQHLLTYLQHRKDTIHLNK
- the cysT gene encoding sulfate ABC transporter permease subunit CysT codes for the protein MFLKSRAILPGFGLSFGISLFSLSLMVVIPFAMLAYSTWGMGWKTFYSTITHPQVLSAIYLTLKISFLAVLTNVIFGTLIAWVIVRYQFFGKGLINALVDLPFALPTAVTGIALATLYAPNGWLGKWFNFKIAFTPIGIWLALVVVSLPFIVRAVQPVLEDLSVEFEEAAQTLGAGSLTIFRRVILPELLPALVMGSGMAFARATGEYGSVIFIAGNIPFSSEILPVIITSKLEMFDTQGASAIALFMLVISFVILFIFNKAQWLLSKRLGARV